In the genome of Acidovorax sp. 69, the window CACGCGCGGCGGCCTGCGCATGTCGGTGGCCATGACCAACTGCGGCGCGCTGGGCTGGGTGAGTGACCGCAGCGGCTACCGCTACGACCCCACCGACCCCGACAGCGGCCAGCCCTGGCCCGCCATGCCACCGCTGTTTCGCCAGTTGGCGCTCGACGCTGCGCAGGCAGCGGGCTTCCCCGGCTTTGCGCCCGATGCTTGCCTCATCAACCGCTATGCCCCCGGCACGCGGCTGTCGTTGCACCAGGACCGGGACGAGGGCCACTACGCGCACCCCATCGTGTCGGTGTCGCTGGGCATACCGGCCGTTTTTTTGTGGGGTGGCGCCCAGCGG includes:
- the alkB gene encoding DNA oxidative demethylase AlkB, yielding MNLGLFDDMPVAPQPPEVLEPGALVLRGFAVAQAADLLAAVQQITAQAPFRHLITRGGLRMSVAMTNCGALGWVSDRSGYRYDPTDPDSGQPWPAMPPLFRQLALDAAQAAGFPGFAPDACLINRYAPGTRLSLHQDRDEGHYAHPIVSVSLGIPAVFLWGGAQRADKARRLGLVHGDVVVWGGPARLRFHGVLPLPEGVHPLTGAHRINLTFRKAG